In Alphaproteobacteria bacterium, one genomic interval encodes:
- the plsY gene encoding glycerol-3-phosphate 1-O-acyltransferase PlsY — translation MDVLFDFAPLLSLIIGYALGSIPFGLLLTKVTGHKDIRTTGSGNIGASNVLRTSNKFLALLTLLLDGGKGGLAVWLCLSLGFSPLAAMAGAVLGHVFPLWLSFKGGKGVATYIGCLVFFHWPIGLLAFATWVFFLIVTKYASVASLVAVALSPLYLYLFGESATAVFVSVVLSAIVFFRHSQNILRLRSKQEPKICQSKA, via the coding sequence ATGGACGTATTATTTGATTTTGCCCCTTTATTATCACTGATCATAGGATATGCCCTGGGATCGATTCCCTTTGGTTTGTTGCTCACGAAAGTAACTGGACACAAAGATATTAGAACCACTGGCTCTGGTAACATCGGTGCCTCAAATGTCTTGCGGACGAGCAACAAATTTCTGGCTCTTTTGACTCTACTTCTGGACGGTGGCAAGGGAGGTTTAGCTGTTTGGTTATGTCTTTCATTAGGGTTTTCCCCCTTAGCAGCTATGGCCGGAGCTGTGCTTGGACATGTATTCCCTCTTTGGCTAAGCTTTAAAGGCGGAAAAGGTGTTGCCACTTATATAGGGTGCTTGGTATTTTTCCATTGGCCCATTGGCTTATTGGCCTTTGCTACTTGGGTGTTCTTTTTAATAGTGACCAAGTACGCGTCGGTTGCTTCGCTGGTTGCCGTCGCTTTATCTCCTCTGTATCTTTATCTGTTCGGAGAGTCTGCTACTGCTGTTTTTGTCTCTGTCGTCTTGTCAGCCATAGTCTTTTTCAGGCATTCGCAAAACATTTTACGCCTTAGGTCAAAGCAAGAGCCTAAAATATGCCAGAGTAAGGCCTAG
- the dprA gene encoding DNA-protecting protein DprA, translating into MDTSSSPKGGGKAALSEKTQLDWLQLSRTENVGPITFMQLKAHFGSVQAALEGLPEMAARGGKKTLRLYPRKIVERELAQLKKLRGRLLLIDDPHYPAHLASISDPPPVLRIIGNVEMLSKRCFAVVGGRNASLNGRKFAHKMAQDMGYLGWILVSGLARGIDTATHQGALASGTVAVLATGLDRYYPPENKHIQKEIEEKGVVISEVPIGTPPQAQQFPRRNRMISGLSHGVIVLEAAMRSGSLITARFALEQGRDVFAVPGSPSDGRCEGSNDLIRQGGNVLTSVEDIINMYPDEKESPTSIKEMQKPSYPPPPALSSRERSKAHQMLLGNMSSSPIGVDELTRACHLSASEVSASLLELELAGRVTRPSGSHVSRLN; encoded by the coding sequence ATGGATACTAGTTCGTCACCCAAAGGTGGGGGGAAGGCCGCCTTATCAGAAAAAACTCAATTAGATTGGCTTCAACTATCACGTACAGAGAACGTTGGGCCCATAACATTCATGCAATTAAAGGCCCATTTTGGGTCGGTTCAGGCGGCCCTAGAAGGGCTTCCAGAAATGGCAGCTCGGGGCGGGAAGAAGACATTGAGACTTTATCCTCGCAAAATAGTGGAACGAGAATTAGCCCAGTTGAAAAAATTGAGAGGGCGGTTGTTGCTCATTGACGATCCTCATTACCCAGCACATTTAGCTTCAATTTCTGATCCTCCACCCGTCCTACGGATTATTGGCAATGTGGAAATGCTGTCCAAAAGATGCTTTGCTGTTGTTGGAGGCCGAAATGCGTCCCTTAATGGGCGGAAATTTGCCCATAAAATGGCTCAAGATATGGGATATTTGGGATGGATTCTTGTGTCGGGACTTGCACGAGGAATCGATACAGCTACCCATCAGGGCGCTCTTGCGTCGGGGACGGTTGCGGTACTTGCAACAGGATTGGATCGTTATTATCCGCCAGAAAACAAGCACATACAAAAGGAAATTGAAGAAAAGGGAGTTGTTATTTCAGAGGTGCCTATCGGGACGCCTCCTCAAGCTCAACAATTCCCCAGGAGGAATCGTATGATCTCTGGCCTTTCCCATGGAGTCATCGTTTTGGAAGCAGCCATGAGATCGGGCTCCTTAATCACCGCACGATTTGCCCTTGAACAGGGACGAGATGTTTTTGCGGTTCCAGGATCTCCTTCCGATGGGCGGTGTGAAGGATCTAATGACCTTATTCGACAAGGAGGCAATGTCCTGACGTCTGTGGAAGATATCATTAATATGTATCCTGACGAAAAAGAGAGTCCAACTTCCATCAAGGAAATGCAAAAACCAAGCTATCCGCCACCTCCAGCACTTTCTTCTCGAGAACGAAGCAAAGCCCATCAGATGCTCTTGGGAAATATGAGTTCTTCACCCATTGGGGTTGACGAGTTGACGAGAGCCTGTCATTTATCTGCGAGTGAAGTTTCTGCAAGTCTTTTGGAATTAGAGCTTGCAGGGCGGGTTACCCGACCTTCGGGGAGTCATGTTTCACGCTTAAACTAG